GTGACCGTCGTACGGCGACCGGATGGCCCGTCCCCGGCGCCTGACCGTCGATCTTAGGGCCTGCGTCGGGGCCTGTATCCCGAAGGGGCGGCCCCGGCCGCCGCCCGGTCGCGGGGTCAGTCGCCGCGCGGCGGCTTGGACCAGGGCCACTTGAGCGTGCGGTGCTCACGGCCGCCGGGGGCGTACTCGTACACCCAGCCGCGCTGGAGCCCGAGCCGCCTGGTGTAGCCGGCCGGGACCCGCTGGTAGGCGTACACCGTGGCGGGGCCGCCGTCGGGGGAGGGCACCGGGACCTCGTACCACTTCGGCGGATGGCCGGTCGGGCCCAGCAGGACCGGCAGGACCCGGCCGTCCAGGGGGCCGCCGCGGAAAGGGGTGTTCTCGCTCTTCACCCGGTCAGTCTGACGCAGGGGGCGCGGGGAGCAGGTGCGCCGCCTCCGCGACGATGGGAATCACCCGTTCCGCCAGCTGTCCGGCCGGTCCCTCGGAGGTCTCCAGGGCCAGCAGGTCGTTCACCACCGCGGCGGTCTCCGGATCGGTGGCGGCGGTCGCGGCGAGCAGGGCGATGAGGTGGTCGACCAGCCAGCCGCGCAGCTCGGCCGCGGCCGGCCGCTTCCCGTCGTCCAGCCACATCAGCGAGGCCGCCTCGACGGCCGCGATCCAACTGCGCACCATCATCCGCAGCCTCGGTCCGGCGGGCTGCTCCCCGGCCCCGCCCATCCGCCCGAGGTGACGCAGGATCTCGTCGGCCGCCGCCCGGCGCACCCCGTCCACGATCGTCGTCGTACGGGAGGTCTCCACGACGCTGCCGCCGCGCAGCAGGGCGCTGAACCCGGTGTCGTGCTCGTCGACGAAGCGCAGATAGCGGTCCAGCACCCGGGCGACCCGCTCGGTCGGCGGGCCCGCCGGCGGCTCGGTGAAGCACAGCGTCAGCTCGTCGGCCGCCGAGCCGAGAGCGGCCTCGTACAACTGCTGCCGGCCGCCCGGGAAGTAGCGGTAGACGAGCGGCCGGGACACGCCGGCCGCCACCGCCACCTCGTCGAGCGACACCTCGTCGGGCGCCCGGTGGGCGAAGAGGCCGAGCGCGGCGAGCAGCAGCTGGGCGCGGCGCTCCTCGACGCTGAGCCTCCGGTACGTCGCCCGGGGCGGCGGGACTGCGGCGGTGGACGTCATGCCACCGAGCCTAGACGCTGTCGGCCGGTACACCTCAGGCCAGCAGACCGGAGCTTCGCCACAGTCGGCGGCCGACGCCGTTCAGCAGCCCGATGTCGTCGAAGAAGTCGGTGAGCCGTTTCGCGCCGGACTGCATGACCTCGGCGCGGTGGCCGTTCGCCTTCACCTGGGCGACGGCCTCCCGGCGGTCCAGGCCGACGTTCTCGTACACCTGCGGGTTCACGAAGCAGACGGAGAAGACCCGGGCCGCCTCGCCGCAGCTGACCTTGGTCAGCTCCCGCTCCCAGCGCGGGGCGGTCACCATCTGGCGGCGCAGCTCCTCCCGGGCGTACCGGACGTGCCGTGCCTCCTCGATGACATGGATCCGGGTCACCCCGCGCACCAGGGTCTGCACCCGCTCGTCCGGGAAGGTGAGCCGCTGCATCCAGTCGAGGATCTCCTCGCCGAGCAGCGTCGCGGCGAACGAACCGGGGGTGGTGGAGACGGTCTTCAGGACCCGCGCGAGGTTGTGGTAGACGCGCGGCACCGGATACGTCGGGGCCCCGCCCCAGTCGATCATGCGGCCGAACATCATCGAGTGCCGGCACTCGTCGGCTATCTCCGTGAGCGCGTAGCGGACGTGGTTGCTGGTGACGGGCTTGTCGTAGACGTGCCGGACCAGCAGCTGCATCAGGATGATCTCGAACCAGATGCCGAGCGAGGCCAGGGCCGCCGTCTCGTGGCGCGAGAGGTCGAGCCGCTGCTCCTCGGACATGCGGTCCCACATCGGGGTCCCGTACAGCGAGAGCAGCTCCGGCGGCCAGAACCACTTGCCGTCCTCGACGGCCGCGTCCCAGTCGAGTTCGGTGTCGGGGTCGAAGGAGTGCTTGGCCGAGGATTCGAGCAGCCGCAGGGCGATCTGCTCGCGGTCGCGGAGCGGCCCGAGCGCGTCGCGGAGCACGGTCGCATCGCGAGCGGTGACGGTCGTCATGGCGGGAGCACCTCACAGAGGGGGACCGGTGACCGGAGTCACCGGAAACAGGAGTTACCGACGGTCACCCCTTATGAGACTGCTCGTCAGCAAGGCCGTCAATCCCTTGCACACGGTTCCGTCCGACTTGTTGACCCGTTGTCTACCAACGTGTGAACCTGCCGGGGAGGCGGCTGAAGCGAGCGCTCAACTGCCCACGACGTCACGGAACTTGTCGTTCACGTCCCGCTGTCCGAGCGAAGGAGCCGTCCGTGTCCACTCATGAGCTCTACACCACCCCGCCCGCCGAACCGATCTGGCAGGTCCCCGCCACCGGAGCCGCCCGGTTCAGCTGGGACTACGACGACGGCCGCGAACGCCTCCTCGCCCTCTACCAGAAGGGAAAGGACAAGCAGTGGGACGGCAACAAGCGCATCGACTGGTCCCTGGAGGTCGACCCCACCGACCCGCTCGGCACCCCCGACGAGGCGCTCACCCTGTACGGCACCCCGCACTGGGCGAAGATGACGGAGAAGGACCGGGGCGAGCTGCGCAAGCACTACACCTCCTGGCAGTTCAGCCAGTTCCTCCACGGCGAGCAGGGCGCGATGGTCTGTGCGGCGCGCATCGTGGAGTCCGTCCCCGACCTCGACGCCAAGTTCTACTCCGCCACCCAGACCATGGACGAGGCCCGGCACGCCGAGATCTACGGCCGCTTCCTGCACGAGAAGATCGGCATGCTCTACCCGGTCAACGACAACCTCCAGGGGCTGCTGGGCGACACCCTGCGCGACTCCCGCTGGGACATGCCCTACCTCGGCATGCAGGTCCTGATCGAGGGCCTGGCGCTGGCCGCCTTCGGGATGATCCGCGACACGACGACCAAGCCGCTGCCCAAGCAGATCCTCGCGTACGTCATGCAGGACGAGGCCCGGCACGTCGCCTTCGGGCGGATGGCGCTGCGCGACTACTACAAGCAGCTGAGCGACGCCGAACTGCGCGAGCGAGAGGAGTTCGTCATCGAGGGCTGCTACCTGATGCGGGACCGGCTCAGCGGGGTCGAGGTCCTGGAGAACTTCGGCATCGGCAAGCAGGAGGCGAAGGACCTCTCGGAACACTCGGAGTACCTCCAGCTCTTCCGGAAGCTGCTCTTCAGCCGCATCGTCCCGTGCGTCAAGGACATCGGCCTGTGGGGCCCGCGCCTCCAGAAGGCGTACGTCGACATGGGCGTCCTCGAACTCGGCGACTCCAGCCTCGACCTGCTGATGTCCCAGGACGAGGAGATAGCCGAGCAGCTTGACCGGGACCGCTTCGCCGCCGAGGAGGGGGCCCGGGTGGCGGAGGTCGCGGAGGCGATCGAGGAAGGCGGCGCGGCGGCCTGAGACCGGGACGGCCGAACCGCCTCGCGGGGGCATGGCCCCTGTCGCACGGGGCGTTCCTCTCGACCTGATACCGAAATCGGCCGCATCGAAATTCCGTTCGCAAACCTGTCGTACCGTGAGCGCATGACCACCCCGCCGCATCCGCCGCAGAGCCCGTACGGGCCGCCGCACCCGCAGAACCCGTACGGCGGCCCGCCGCCGGTCGCGCCGGGAGCCGTGCCGCACCAGCAGCCCTACGGCTATCCGCAGCAGCCCCCGCCCCAGCAGGGCGGCTGGGGGCAGCCAGGACCTGCGGGCACGGGCGGCGGCTGGCCGCCCCAGGGCCCGCGGCCCCCGCGCCGCAAGCGGACCGGGCTGATCGTCGGGATCGCGGTCGGCGCGGTCCTGGCCGCGGGCGGGATCGTCTTCGGCGTCACCCAGCTCGCCGACAAGGGCGCCGACCTGGTGTACCCGAAGGCGGAGTACGAACTCGTCGTGCAGAAGAAGCTCCTGGACGGCGAGTTCAGCCTGGAGCAGGACCTCTCGAAGACCGAGGGCGAGGAGATCGAGAAGACCCCCGACGCCAGCATCCGGGATGCCGAGGCGGTCGTCGCGCACTACACCTCTGCCAAGGGTGGCGCGTTGGTGCTCTCGGGGATGTACGGGCGGCTGGCCAGCCCCGACTTCATGCGCGGCAAGATCATGGAGGGGGCGGCGGAGGCCGACGGCGCGACGCTCGTCGTGCGCCCCAGGGAGTTCCGGCCCGAGGGGCACGCCATCACGGTCGAGTGCCAGGTCGTGCAGTCGAAGGAGTCCGGCGGCCTCGTCAACATCCCCATGTGCGCCTGGGGCGACGACAACACCGCCGCCATGATCGGGGTGATCCGCCCGGAGACGCTGCTCAAGGACCCGAAGTCCATCGACCTGGCGGCGGTCGCGGAGGAGACGGCCAAGATCCGCGAGGAGATCCGGCGGCCGATCGGCTGACCGCCGGTCAGCGGCCTCCCGGCAGCGGCGGCGGAGGCGCGGCGGGCAGGGCGTCCTCCATCGCGCGGGCCGCGGCGAGCAGCCCCGGGTCCGCGCCGCGCGGTGCCACCACCTGGAGCCCCACCGGGCAGCCGTCCCCGGTGAAACCGGCGGGCAGGCTCGCCGCCGGATGCCCGCTCAGGTTGAACGCCCAGGTGAGCGCCGTGGAGTAGCGGGAGCCCGGGCCCTGGTGGCCGTGCGGCCGGTTCGGAGTGGCCGGGGTCAGCAGCAGGGCCCCGCCCAGGAGCAGCGCCTCCAGCCGCTCGTCGTTCGTCCGCCGCACCCGCACCGCCTCCGGGGCGTCCGGCGCTCCGCCCCGTACCGCCGTCCAGGCGCCCGCCGGGTCGAGCAACCCGGCGTCGCGGTCCAGCAGGCGCACGGTCCCCGCTGCGACGAGCCGGTCCACGGCCGCCCGGACGACGGCCGCCACCCCTGGGTCCACCGCCGCGAACCCGAGGCC
This sequence is a window from Streptomyces parvus. Protein-coding genes within it:
- a CDS encoding TetR/AcrR family transcriptional regulator; amino-acid sequence: MTSTAAVPPPRATYRRLSVEERRAQLLLAALGLFAHRAPDEVSLDEVAVAAGVSRPLVYRYFPGGRQQLYEAALGSAADELTLCFTEPPAGPPTERVARVLDRYLRFVDEHDTGFSALLRGGSVVETSRTTTIVDGVRRAAADEILRHLGRMGGAGEQPAGPRLRMMVRSWIAAVEAASLMWLDDGKRPAAAELRGWLVDHLIALLAATAATDPETAAVVNDLLALETSEGPAGQLAERVIPIVAEAAHLLPAPPASD
- a CDS encoding diiron oxygenase; its protein translation is MTTVTARDATVLRDALGPLRDREQIALRLLESSAKHSFDPDTELDWDAAVEDGKWFWPPELLSLYGTPMWDRMSEEQRLDLSRHETAALASLGIWFEIILMQLLVRHVYDKPVTSNHVRYALTEIADECRHSMMFGRMIDWGGAPTYPVPRVYHNLARVLKTVSTTPGSFAATLLGEEILDWMQRLTFPDERVQTLVRGVTRIHVIEEARHVRYAREELRRQMVTAPRWERELTKVSCGEAARVFSVCFVNPQVYENVGLDRREAVAQVKANGHRAEVMQSGAKRLTDFFDDIGLLNGVGRRLWRSSGLLA
- a CDS encoding ferritin-like domain-containing protein, producing the protein MSTHELYTTPPAEPIWQVPATGAARFSWDYDDGRERLLALYQKGKDKQWDGNKRIDWSLEVDPTDPLGTPDEALTLYGTPHWAKMTEKDRGELRKHYTSWQFSQFLHGEQGAMVCAARIVESVPDLDAKFYSATQTMDEARHAEIYGRFLHEKIGMLYPVNDNLQGLLGDTLRDSRWDMPYLGMQVLIEGLALAAFGMIRDTTTKPLPKQILAYVMQDEARHVAFGRMALRDYYKQLSDAELREREEFVIEGCYLMRDRLSGVEVLENFGIGKQEAKDLSEHSEYLQLFRKLLFSRIVPCVKDIGLWGPRLQKAYVDMGVLELGDSSLDLLMSQDEEIAEQLDRDRFAAEEGARVAEVAEAIEEGGAAA